GAATGGTGATCCCGGCTTTCCGCAACGCAATTTTCAATCCGAGGTTACTCATGACGGTGGCCACAAGAACGTCGTCCTTGAGCTGACCGGACTCCTTCTGGGCCAAAGCCAGAACTGCCATGATCTGGTCGCCGTCGATGATGTTGCCCTCGTGGTCCACCGCAAGGCATCGGTCGGCGTCGCCGTCGTGCGCAATGCCAAGGTCTGCCCCGGTGGCCAACACTTTCTCCTGGAGTTTCTCCAGATGGGTGGACCCCACACCGTCATTGATGTTCAGACCGTCGGGCTCCGCGCCAATGACATGGATGGTGGCACCGGCATCGGTGAAGACTTGGGGGGAGCAGCCGCTCGCTGCACCGTTGGCACAGTCAAGGACAATCCTCAGACCGTCCAGCCGGTTCGGCAGGGTGCCCAGCAAATGCAAAATGTAGCGGTCCTCGGCGTCGGAGAAGCGCTGGATGCGGCCAACTTCAACGCCCGTGGGGCGGAAAGCGTCCCGTTGGAGCTGCTCTTCGATGGCATCTTCTAGCGCATCATCGAGCTTGGTGCCCCCACGAGCGAAGAACTTGATGCCGTTATCCGGTGCGGGATTGTGCGACGCGGAAATCATGACACCAAAGTCGGCGCCCAGATCGGCAATCAAAAACGCTGCAGCGGGGGTGGGAAGAACGCCGGCGTCGTAAACGTCAATGCCGGCACTGGCCAGGCCCGCCTCCACGGCAGCAGAAATGAACTCACCGCTCGCCCGGGGGTCACGGGCCACCACCGCCCGGGGGCGTTTGCCGTCCGCGACTTGGTTATGCCCGAGCACTATGGCAGCCGCCTGGGCAAGCGACAATGCAAGTTCTGCCGTCAGCAAGCCATTGGCCAAACCGCGGACACCGTCAGTTCCAAATAATCTAGACATCTCGATAAGTCTAGATCACCCGGCCCCAAATGCTGTCCGCAGCCTTGTCACCAACGCACGCGTCCGAATATTCGTCGCCTTAATCCAAAAGTCCCCGGCTCGCAAAGCGAGCCGGGGACTTTCAAGGGAGCATCTAATCTAACGCTGAGATTAGCGCTTGGAGTACTGCGAAGCCTTACGTGCCTTCTTAAGACCAGCCTTCTTACGCTCGATGACGCGTGCGTCACGAGTAAGGAAGCCTGCCTTCTTCAGGATCGCACGGTTGTTCTCAACGTCGATTTCGTTCAAGGAACGAGCAACGCCCAGACGCAGTGCGCCGGCCTGGCCGGAGGGTCCGCCACCGTGGATGCGAGCCCAAACGTCGTAGGCACCCTCGAGATCGAGAATACGGAACGGGTCGTTTACTTCTTGCTGGTGCAGCTTGTTCGGGAAGTAGTTGGAGAGCTCACGGCCGTTCACAATCCACTTTCCGGTGCCGGGTACGACGCGAACGCGGGCAATTGCCTGCTTGCGACGGCCAACAGCAGCGCCGGAAACCGTCAGGGCCGGGCGCTCCTTTTTGGGAGCTGCATCAGATGCAGCCGAGGTTTCGCTGGTGTAGCTGGTCAAAACTTCTTCCTCAGCCACAACGGCTTCGGTGTTCAGCTCTTCAGTATTCTGAGCCACGATTCTCCTTGATAGAATTTAGGTTGGTGGCCAGGACTACTGGGCGACCTGGGTGATTTCAAACGTCTTGGGCTGCTGTGCGGCATGCGGGTGCTCAGCACCACGGTAAACCTTCAGCTTGCCAATCTGGGCTGCGCCCAGCTTCGTCTTCGGGAGCATGCCACTGATGGCCTTTTCCACTGCACGAACCGGGTTTTTCTCCAACAGTTCTGCATAGTTCACGCTGGACAGACCGCCCGGGTAACCGGAGTGACGGTAGGCGCGCTTCTGCTCGAGCTTGGCGCCGGTCAGAGCAACCTTCTCGGCGTTGATGATGATGACGAAATCGCCCATGTCCATATGGGGAGCGAAGGTCGGCTTGTGCTTTCCACGCAGCAGTGTTGCGGTCTGGCTGGCAAGACGGCCCAAGACAACGTCATTGGCATCAATAATGTGCCACTGACGGTTGATATCGCCGGGCTTCGGGGTATACGTACGCACGGTTTTTGCCTTCGTTTCTTGTTCTAGGTGGTGTCACAGATGGTTGACACCTGCTATCTATGCGTTTACCGGAACAGAGGTGAGGGCTCTAACACCAGTTATCCATACACTTCCCGATCACGCCTGCCGAGGTGGTGATCCTGCAACCGGATCTTCAGCGGGCGCGTGGTATCGAGATAGGACACGCACAACGACTACCAACGATACCTTTAATACAGCCACCCGGTCAAAGCGAGATTGGCGGGTGGCTCCCAAGAGGTCAAAAGCAGGCTTCAGGAACAGCTCTCCGGGCCCGGGTCAAGGCGGCCCGCTCATGCATATCCGTCTCGTGCGGATAGTGCACTTCTTCTAAAATAAGCGGGTGTGGGGCGGCTAAGACGGACTTTGCGTCCCGCAGACCGGCCAATAATCGCTCATGCATCCACTCGGGCCTCTCCTGCCCCTCCCCGACCCGCAGGGAGCCGCCAATCAACGCCCGGACCATGTTGTGGCAGAAGGCATCCGCCTGAACGTTGACATTAATCACACCGTCATCGGCAAGCCCAAAGTCAAAGCGTTGCAGGGTCCGCACCGTAGTTGCACCTTCGCGTGGTTTCGCGAAGGCCGCAAAGTCCTGCAACCCCAGCAAAGCCCGCGCCGCCTGGTTCATCAAATCGACGTCCAGATCCCTCTCATGCCACAACGTGATGGCCCTCTGCAGGGGATCCCGGCGGGTGGAGCCGTCGGCAATTCGGTAGCTGTAGCGCCGCCACAGGGCTGAGAAACGTGCGTCGAAGCCCACCGGGGCCCGTGTCGCGTCGATGATCTCCACGGTGCCTCGAAGCTCCCGCAGAACCATGCCCAACGCCCCGTTCAGGCGCCGCTTGAGCGAATCTTCAGGGACGACGTCGTGCCCTCGCCTCAGCCCGTCCCATTCCTCTGGCGTGAGGTCAAAATGCGCGACCTGTCCCCTTGCGTGGACCCCCGCATCTGTGCGTCCTGCAACTGTGAGCCGCACTTGTCGGCGCACAATCA
This region of Arthrobacter alpinus genomic DNA includes:
- the glmM gene encoding phosphoglucosamine mutase; this translates as MSRLFGTDGVRGLANGLLTAELALSLAQAAAIVLGHNQVADGKRPRAVVARDPRASGEFISAAVEAGLASAGIDVYDAGVLPTPAAAFLIADLGADFGVMISASHNPAPDNGIKFFARGGTKLDDALEDAIEEQLQRDAFRPTGVEVGRIQRFSDAEDRYILHLLGTLPNRLDGLRIVLDCANGAASGCSPQVFTDAGATIHVIGAEPDGLNINDGVGSTHLEKLQEKVLATGADLGIAHDGDADRCLAVDHEGNIIDGDQIMAVLALAQKESGQLKDDVLVATVMSNLGLKIALRKAGITIRETAVGDRYVLEEMRRGDYTLGGEQSGHVIFSQFATTGDGLLTGLQLSAQLARTGKSLKELAAAMTKLPQVMINVKNVDKNRAGIVPAIKAAVVKAENELGDTGRVLLRPSGTEALVRVMVEAGDLETAQRICEELVSVVRTELAL
- a CDS encoding tRNA pseudouridine synthase A, which codes for MHNPKLAPEYLGLIRARLDIAYDGGPFSGWGIQTIERTIQGVIEQALAVIVRRQVRLTVAGRTDAGVHARGQVAHFDLTPEEWDGLRRGHDVVPEDSLKRRLNGALGMVLRELRGTVEIIDATRAPVGFDARFSALWRRYSYRIADGSTRRDPLQRAITLWHERDLDVDLMNQAARALLGLQDFAAFAKPREGATTVRTLQRFDFGLADDGVINVNVQADAFCHNMVRALIGGSLRVGEGQERPEWMHERLLAGLRDAKSVLAAPHPLILEEVHYPHETDMHERAALTRARRAVPEACF
- the rpsI gene encoding 30S ribosomal protein S9, with translation MAQNTEELNTEAVVAEEEVLTSYTSETSAASDAAPKKERPALTVSGAAVGRRKQAIARVRVVPGTGKWIVNGRELSNYFPNKLHQQEVNDPFRILDLEGAYDVWARIHGGGPSGQAGALRLGVARSLNEIDVENNRAILKKAGFLTRDARVIERKKAGLKKARKASQYSKR
- the rplM gene encoding 50S ribosomal protein L13, with product MRTYTPKPGDINRQWHIIDANDVVLGRLASQTATLLRGKHKPTFAPHMDMGDFVIIINAEKVALTGAKLEQKRAYRHSGYPGGLSSVNYAELLEKNPVRAVEKAISGMLPKTKLGAAQIGKLKVYRGAEHPHAAQQPKTFEITQVAQ